The Streptomyces durmitorensis genome contains the following window.
AACAGATGGGCGGCGGCGACCAGGATCCGCTCCCGTCCGCCGCGGCCCCGCCGTTGAGATGTCGTCGTCGCCGCACTCATGGCGGAAGTATACGCACTCGTTTACTTAGCTGAGAGTTACCTGCTAGCGTCGACCTCGTAAGTAAACGCATACGTTTACATCCATCGATTGAGGGGTGCCCCATGAGCCGGCTGGTTTCCACCGAGTTGAGCGGCAGTGCGGACAAGCTGATACGCGGCCGTCACGCGACGCGTGCGTTCCGTCCGGACCCGGTGCCCGAGGACACCATGCGCACGATCTTCTCGCTGGCCGGCGCCGCACCGTCCAATTCCAACGCGCAGCCGTGGCAGGTGGAGGTGGTGAGCGGCGCGAGGCGCGCACGCCTGGCGGATTCCCTTCAGGCGGCCCACGCCGCCCAGACCACCTCGGTCGACTTTCCGTACTCCGCGGACATGTACGCACCGGTGCACAGGGACCGACAGGCCGCGTTCGGCGCCGAGTTGTACGGAGCGCTGGGCATCGGCCGCGACGACCACGCAGCACGTGCGGCGTACGACGCGGAGAGCCTGCGCTTCTACGGCGCGCCCCACGCCGCGTTCCTGTTCGTCACCGGCGACGGCGGGGCCCGGCTGGCGGCGGACGTCGGCGCCTACATGCAGACACTGCTCCTGGCGATGACCGCGTACGGCGTGGACAGCTGCCCGCAGGGATTGCTGAGCTTCTACGCCGACACCGTCCGAGCCGAACTCGGCGTCACCGGAGGAAAACTGCTCGTGGGCGTCTCCTTCGGTTATGGCCATGAGACCGCACCGGTGAACCGGGTCACGACCGACCGCGCCGCGCTCCATGCGACCACGGCTTTTCACGACTAGAGAGCTGAACGGGCCACACACCCCGAGGCCGGGTGCCGCCCCCCGACACCATTCACTCCGGGCAGTACTCCGCCTCGATCACCGCCTGGCTGTTCCCCGCCCAGTCGCCGTTGAAGTTGAAGGCGAGCGAGTGCTTGCCGTCCGGTGTGGTCACAGCTTGGGACGCCGATCCCTGGATGTTGCCGCCGTGCCCCCAGACCGAAACGCCGCAGGACGGCTCGAACTTCATCAGCCCAAGACCGTAGCCCGTGATCAGACCGGCCCCGCTGACCGGGACGGTGGTCTTCATCTCCTTGAGCTGCTGGGCAGGCAGCAGCTTCCCGCCCAGCAGGGCCGAGTAGAAGCGGTTCAGGTCACCGGAGCCGGAGACCATCGCACCCGCCGAACCCGCGGCCGACGGATTGAGCTCGGTGACGTCATGGGTCGGGTCCGTCGGCTTCGGCGCCAGGGAGAGCTTGGAGTACGCGCGGGAGCTCGGCTTCGGCATCGACGAGGCAGTGCGGGGTACGGAAGTGGCGTACAGGCCAAGCGGCTTGACGATGCGCCGCCCGATCTCGTCCTCGTACGAGTGGCCCGAGACCTTCTCGACGATCATTCCGGCCAGTGTGTAGTTGGTGTTCGAGTAGCTCCAGCCCGCGCCCGGCTCGAAGAGCGGTTCGTGGCGCATGGCGATACCCACCAACTGAGCGGGGGTATAGGTGTCGTAGCGGTGCTCCAGGAACTTCTCGGTGAAGCCCCGCTCCAGGAAGTCCGGGTCGGCGGTGTAGCTGAAGATCCCGCTGGTGTGGTTGAGCAGCTGCCGCACCGATATCCGGCGGCCGTCGTGACCGTTGCCCTCGACCACGCCGGGCAGCCACTTGTCGACCTTGTCGTCGAGGTCGAGTCTGCCCTCCGCCTCCAACTGGAGGAGCACGGTGGCGACGAAGGTCTTGGTCATGCTGCCGATCCGGTAGCGGTCGACCGCCGAGCGCGGCGCGCCCGTCTTGAGGTCCCCGACGCCCGACGTGCCGGTCCAGATCGAGTACCGGTCATCGACCTGCCCGGTGGCCCCGGGCACCCCGTCCTTGACCGCGGCGTCCAAGGCCTCCTGAGTCCGCGCATGTCCCACGCCGGCGTCGGCCGCCGCAGGCGAGGTGAACGAAGCGGCGGTCAGAGCCGCCGCAGCCGCCAGCCCCACCGCTCCCATCCGTGCTGTGTGCCCTACCATCTGCTGACCCCTTCGGTCGCTGCGATCAGTGGCAACGGCCGTACCGCGCGGCACAGCGGTTGCCGGTTCCTGAACCGGATGACCGGAAGCTAGGGCAGCGGGCCCGACCGCGGCTTCGTCGTGGCGGACAACGT
Protein-coding sequences here:
- a CDS encoding nitroreductase, which produces MSRLVSTELSGSADKLIRGRHATRAFRPDPVPEDTMRTIFSLAGAAPSNSNAQPWQVEVVSGARRARLADSLQAAHAAQTTSVDFPYSADMYAPVHRDRQAAFGAELYGALGIGRDDHAARAAYDAESLRFYGAPHAAFLFVTGDGGARLAADVGAYMQTLLLAMTAYGVDSCPQGLLSFYADTVRAELGVTGGKLLVGVSFGYGHETAPVNRVTTDRAALHATTAFHD
- a CDS encoding serine hydrolase domain-containing protein; this encodes MGAVGLAAAAALTAASFTSPAAADAGVGHARTQEALDAAVKDGVPGATGQVDDRYSIWTGTSGVGDLKTGAPRSAVDRYRIGSMTKTFVATVLLQLEAEGRLDLDDKVDKWLPGVVEGNGHDGRRISVRQLLNHTSGIFSYTADPDFLERGFTEKFLEHRYDTYTPAQLVGIAMRHEPLFEPGAGWSYSNTNYTLAGMIVEKVSGHSYEDEIGRRIVKPLGLYATSVPRTASSMPKPSSRAYSKLSLAPKPTDPTHDVTELNPSAAGSAGAMVSGSGDLNRFYSALLGGKLLPAQQLKEMKTTVPVSGAGLITGYGLGLMKFEPSCGVSVWGHGGNIQGSASQAVTTPDGKHSLAFNFNGDWAGNSQAVIEAEYCPE